gattgcccagctggtttaaagatggcccattagcacggagatcagggtcactgccccacccagcttcagcagatggtgacagaatacacatttctggccacatcaacccaaccCAGGGGGCTCGGGGGGGGTGGGCAGGGCGATGTTCCTCCACCAGCGTCTCCTCGAGCCACCAGCAGATGCTGTGAAATTGTCCCCCTGCCTCTTCTCTGCCCATCCCCAGGGTGGTGGAGACACCGTTTCCAGCCTCGCTGTCGGTGAGGAGAGCCAGCTTCTACCTGGGcaacaggaggagaaggaaaggcgTGTTCACGGTAGGTGCCCCACGGCTGGGCTGTCCGgggtgctcctggctgctgtggggtgaCCCACAGCCCTCTCTCAGTCCCCTGCACTGGCAGGGCTTGGGCCATGGCACAGGAAGGGGGTGGCTGTGGGTCCTTCCCGTGTGGAGGCACTGACAGGCAGCTGTGCCAACAGCAGCTGTTAGACTGACCCAGCTGTTCATTCGGGATTTGATAAATGAATCCCACGGCCACTTCTgcatcccagcagggagggcaaCACGCAGAAGTCAGGCAGGCAACCCAAAGCAGCGATTACCTGCAGTTCCCATTCAGTGATCCTGCAGGACTTggtctccatccctctgctcccacttTCCCAGGGCTTGCTGAGACAGCttgtcctgctgccaggagctgatgCCACCCCCCGGATGTGCCACGCCGTGAACTTCAAAGTGGCAGCGCTGTCTGTGCCCCCTGCCCTCCAGGATGTCCCTGCCAAGGCAGTGAGCAACGAGGTGCTCAAGCAGCCCTACGGTCAGTGCCCCCACggcacagctctgtggggaggggtctttgcgtggggctggcagtgaagcaggagcagagggcagcagggtgtTCCTGCACCCTCTGCTTCTCAATGTGCGTGTTGAGATCCCTGTCCAAAATCTCCCTGAAAAGTAAAGCTGGGCTCGTGTCAGTGGCCCCACAAAGAGCTGCCCCAGTCTGTGGCTTCCCAGATTTCCATGTTCCCCACTGCCTGATCGCCATCCATCGGGATGGGACCAGGCCACTcgcccctcctgcctctctgctgcCGCTCTGTGCGCACTAAgagctcctgcctccctcctctccaCGCCCAGAGAGTGACATGAAGGTGACCCTGGGGGCGCGGCCGCGCTGCTCCAGGCGGGAGAAGGCGCAGTTCTGGTTCAACGCCTCCCGGCGAGGGCTCTACCTGTGCAACGGCAGCGCCTGGCTCTCCGTGCTGGAAGGTACTGcggggctctgctgctgagatCTGCCTTGGGATGGGGATCAGCGCAgagtgaggggctggggtgTCCCCCAGGCTTTGCTTGGCTCTTGGGGTCCAAGTGCCTCTGTGGTTTCTCCACATTATCTGCCCCTCCTGGGAATTTTCTGGGCAGGATGAGCTCCTGACCTGTCTGACCCCGTGCTCAGGGTGTTGGGGTGCTCCCCCAGTGCTGAAGCACTTGTGGGATGGATAGGGGGAAACAAAGGTGCCAGAAATACTGGGGTGATTGGGAGGGTGGCAGACACAGGTCTCAATGTCATCCAGGCTCTGGTGGGGCACTTTGTAAGGAACACAGTGGGAATACCAAGGTGGGGAAGGCAACCAGAGCCTGGGTTGGATGGGGGTTCTTCAATCATGACATGGGTTTCATCCACTGGCACTGTCTCACCCACTCCAGGCTGTCTGCCCAGGATCCCTAGAGAGGATGTAGAGGATGAGATATGCCCCTGAAttgtccttcccttccctcctcttccagcatttttcttctgctgataCTCACAGGGTGGGTTTGGATGAGCCATTTGTTCCCCACAGGAGCTAGCAGTGACTGGACCCCCTATCCTTCCCTACATCTGAAGTCATCAGGATTGGCACTgtgtccttttttccccaaggagAACTCATCCTGGGGTCATACTGACCTGcacccctcagtgccaccagcactgccccttCTGCCATTTGTCCCTTCCAGAGCCCATCCATCTGCCATCAGGTCACTCTGGAGGTTTTTGCTCCAATTTCTGCCATGAATTCTGTCTCAGTCTTCTCTAACATCTCCTCCTGTCAtcccctcctttttctcttgAGGATAAATACATCAAAGTGATCAAAATCCGTGGTGTGGGGTTCTTTTCTGCTCCCAAAGGACACATCACCTGGTTTTAACCTcatcccctctttttttttttttttttttttttttttttgtgggctcCCAGTCCAACACAGGCTGGACTATGTGGAGGAATACCAGAACCTGGTGACCAACTCAGAGACAATGGGCATTGAGGTGTTCAGCATCCCAAAGGTGGGACTGTTTGCAGCCATGGCCAACAGGATCACACCCCCAGGATCAGCCATCTACAGGTGGATGGACGGGAAGTTTGTGCACTACCAGAACATCCCCACCCACCAGGCTCAGTCCTGGAAGTATTTCACCATTGGGAAGAAGGTGAGCCTGCCAGGAAGGTGCCCCCATGTTTCAGTATATTAAATTGCAGTTGCCCAGCATTGGCTTCTCTGAAGTCTTGGGCGTGGCTTAGAGAGTATAGGAACTGCATCTCAGATATCTGCCTGTGGTCTGCAGTTCCCTCCTGAGACCCACTGAGTCCAACCTGCTGCATTTGCAaactttcctgcttttaaattattccagGACTTCTGAGccacctctccttccccaggcaATCTGCCTTGGGGCTTGAGCAGAGGATTTGCCTGGTTCCTCTCCCTGGGAAGCTACTTATCACTTTGGAGGAAgcatctgctctgtgcagggctcccAGGGAAGCTGGGATTCACCTTCTATAGGGgacccccagcacagccctgtccttggGGGTGGCTGCTCCTTGGCTGAACAAAGCcccaggctggtgctggcagggtCCTGTACAGACCAGGGGGCAGGAGACACCCCCACTGACTCTTTCCTCTTTGTGGGCTGTGTCCTTGTGCCTCTTTGTGGCCCAAAGTGGGGCAGGATCTCTGTTGCCTCAtcagagcctggctgtgctccctgccctgcacctctGCTGCCCTACTCTTGCCTCTTACACTTTCACTGGGGTTTCTCCATCTGGGGAATGTTTTGTCTCAGGgaattgttttcattattgCCATTGTTTTCATTATTGTCACTGTTTTCATTATTGTCACTGTTATCATTACCATACCTGCCTTTTCTTGTTCTGAGCCACCCTTCCTTACAGGAGGGTTTGTcagcccagcctccctccttccccagcacattTCATGTCCATGCTTCCcattcctggggctggagggtgtGAGTGGggacagctcagctctcctTCCCCTTGTCTAagaggctgctggctgccagtTGTCCCTGCCATGCACAAAGACCCCACAGGCCACTGGGTCCCTGTCTCCACTTTGTGTTGCTTGGGGACTGCTCAGGACCATACATCCCACCTCCCTCTGCATTTTCTCACCCATGCTCCTTTGAGAGGAGAAAACCAAGCTGTCctggcttttccttttccagatcTTCCTGGCAGTGGCGAATTTTGAGCAGAATGAGAGGGGCCAGGAGTTCTCTGTGATCTACAAGTGGAGCCGCAGGAAAGCCAAGTTCATCACGTACCAGCGGATCAGCACGCACAGTGCCAGGGACTGGGAGGCCTTTGTCATCGAGGGAGAGGCTTTCCTTGCTGTGGTCAACCACAGGGAAGGTACCTCAGTGTTCCCTGGGGTGGTGTCTGGgagcctggctcagccctgctcatccccaggggctgggcagagccagggaggtGTGTGAGCCTGGGGACCCTTGGGACACCCAAAGCCTTGCAGAGGAGAGAAGAGCTTCTGAGGGAGTGGCTGGCACAGTCACTCTCTGGGTTTCTGACTgcaggggacaaggacaggaatggggatggTGCCTGTGCTGaatctttctgcttcttttcattttaatccCCAAATTAGGTAACCTGGTGGTGCCACAGGTTGAGCCTTTTGTGAAACCAGATCTCACAGAGTGAGAGCCAGCTGACATCCCTCCCTGGATCCCCTGCAGACATGATCCAGCCTCATTCCCCTCCCAGGTGTTCTGGGTTGGGATGTGCAGAGGAAGATGGGTtcatggcacagccctggctccctggGATGCTCCCATCTGGGTTCAGATGATGCCCAGTGGGCTCCTTCCCTGGGGGCATCATCTCCTCTGGCAccaggctcagagctgcttgGGCACCTGTGGGCTGGTAATTCCCTGCTGGACTCCATCAGGGCTAGTTTGGATGGACCTACCCTTGTGGCAGTGTGGTCCCTTTGCCAGCCATGCACATCACACAGGGATTAAAACAACCAAGGCCAAGCCAAACTGGGGATGTTTCCCTTGGGGTCGCTCCCTGAGGGGCTGCCACTTATCCCTGTGGCATTCCCATtcttcctgcagcctttctttgCCCAGGTCCCTGTTGCAATGAGGATTTAAAGCCTCCCACACAGGCATGAGGTCGAGATGCTcgagcagagcccaggagctggatggagcaggggcaggggggaaTCCCTGacaccaggagctgggggacacagctgggactggcCCCACTGCACAGGGCCACCCTGTGGGACAGCCAGCAGAGCTTGTCCACCCTGGCTCCTCCATGGTGCCTCTGGAGTGCTGCTTGAGTGGGGACAAAtcacctgcctgtccctcctctgccaggggccacagagctgctgctgtgcccttgggACAAGCTGTTGGTGTGTCCTTGGGATGGGGCTCTAGGAATGGAGACACTAGCTAGGGATGAAGGGGTTTTTAGGTAGGGATGGAGGCTGTAGAATCCCTTTGGCTACTTCCTGGGGAGCAACAGGTCACTTGCAAACAGCCTTGCTGGTAAATATTTGTGAAACTGAGCCTGTTCCTGTGTAGGTATTTCCTACACAAACCAAGAattgcttttcctcctgcctcccccagggAACAACCACAACATAGACAGTGTGATATACAGGTGGaaccccaggacagggctgtttGAGACCAACCAGACCATTCCTACCTCTGGAGCCTACGACTGGGAATTTTTCACCATTGGGCCATATTCCTTCCTGGCTGTAGCCAACACATTCAATGGCACCTCCACGAAGATCTACTCACACATCTACATCTGGCTCAgtggctccttccagctctTCCAGTCCATCCTGGTAAGGCTTGGCTactctgctcctcacccctcCTCAGTGTTTAGATAGAGCAGCCACATCCAGCTTCTCATGGCCTCCTTCCCCACAGACATTTGGTGCAGCTGACTGGGAGGTTTTTCATATTGGGGACAGAGTTTTTCTGGCTGTTGCCAACAGCCACAGCTATGACAGTGGGATGCCAGCACCCTCCAACTTCTATGCCATCAACTCCTCCATCTATGAGCTGAACATCACGGCCCAGATGTTTGTTAAATTCCAGGACCTTCTCACCTACAGGTACCTGTGCCAGGATTCAGGGTGCTCCTTGGTCCACGTCCTtcccctgagcagcccagaggTCTCgtggaatcccagaatggtttgggtgggaaaggagcTCAAAACCCATCTCATtccacgggcagggacactttccactgtcccaggttgctccaagccctgtccagcctggccttggacacttccagggatccaggggcagccacagcttctctgggcaccctgtgccagggtctctccacttttagtttaaaacttgCTTGTCTCCTGGAGGGCTCCTGCAGGATTCCACTCTCCCAGGGACTGAGACTGGGGAGGGTGATGGGTGGTGGCTCCTTGGCACCACAtcccagtgggagctgggaaaagTCCCTAGATTTGGGAATGAGGGTGGGTTTCTTTCAGGAACAGCCTGGGAAGAGCAGGGTTTATTCTGTGTGCCCTCAGGGTGTCAGAGGCTGGGGTGGGGTGGGCTGTGCCCCACGGACACACAGCCACACAGGCTCATCTCAGCTGCCCCTCTGCTTGTTCCACCCCAGTGCCCTGGACTGGGAGTTCTTCTCAGTGGGAGAAGACTCTTTCCTGGTGGTGGCAAACTCCTTTGATGGCTTCACCTTCTCTGTCAACAGCATCATCTACAGGTACTGCAGAGGGCAGGCTGGGGACTTGGGGGCTGTTCCCAGTGGGAATGGCACTGTGGGGGCTGCACCTGCCCggggaggagggatgggattGTTCCCTGTTCTCAGGCAGGAATGGGGAGCCCTGGTGAGggacagagccacagcagggagaTGGGAGGTGCCAGCCCCatggctctgctcccctgccctgtgcaggtgcCCACCCCACTGCCCATGAGCTAACAGCCTTCCCTGTGCAGGTGGCAAGGCTATGAAGGCTTTGTGGCAGCCCACCACCTCCCCACGGTCGGCTGCAGAGACTGGGAGGCGTTTCACACCTCTGAGGGCTCCTACCTGTTCTACTCCAGCGCCAAGGAGCCCCTCTCCAAGGTGCTCAAGCTGAAAACCACCTGAGACACGCTCAGCTCATCGCCAGGACCAGCTGGGCATCCATGCAAGATGGACCACAGAGcccaggaatggctgcagcatCAGCTGGGCAGTGGCTGGCTGTGCActctgcaggaagggaggaggaggaggaggagggtggagctcagagctccctgcagccttgcCCAGGGGCTGGCCAAGGGGCTGTTTCTCCTGGGAAAGCTCTGCCCCCACACTCCAGAGCCATGTCCTGCCCAAGGTTCCTGGAGCCCAGGTGCATCCAGGCTTACCAGGACCATAACACTTGGCAATTTCCAGTCCCCAGGAGGgacccagagctgccagcagctgtggccaAAGCTTGCAAAAATCCAGGGAAGGaagagacagagcagagcatgagctgctgggatgggtgCATGGCAGGAGGGAGTAAACATGTgagaaattgcagaaaaaaagtgTGTCCAGGCTTGGCTCTGtctgcctggggctgtgatGTCCCTGAGGACCATCTGGTTTGACATTGCAGCCATTCTTCATGTCACCTTCGTGCCACTGCCTCAGgtgcctgcccaccctccctcTCTGCCATGGCTGGTTTGGGTCCCCccaagtgtgtgtgtgctgtacaaaCCTGAGGTGCTGGTCCTTGCTAGTCCATGCACCTTTGCATGAGGTTAGTGACTCCTGAGAAAACCTGCTTTGCATTTGGACCCATCCAGCTGCCACGGGCATGGGAAAAACCCAAAGCTGCTTCAGTggcctcttttcttttcttcacctTTGCTGGGGGACTCTTTTGCTTAGCCAGAGCTCTAATAAACTGTGTGCACCCAGCCTTTCTCCCACTTGGGTaactgagctgctgtgcctgtggcagAGGCATCTCCTCACCCACCAATTCACCCCTGAATGTCCACAGCCAGAGGTGCCTGGTGAGGATGAGGTggtggggtgtgcagggctgagggggCCCTTCTGTTCCCCCcacccagcacccactgcatcACCTGAGTGTCCCAGAGCACCTCTCAGCCTTCCCCAGAGCCAGGTTTACTGCTGAGCTGGGCCACCCTGGCCCTGGGGAGCACTCAGGAGgtgccagccccatccagcagggctgggggtcacAGCCTGAGCCTTCCCAGGCTCCAGACCTGCAGGgtgagctctgcatccctcccttctcccctgctcagtgcagctggCTCTGTCAGGAAGGCCCATTTCTCCCTtgagagaaaagggagaatttGATTTGCTTCCATCactgagctgtgagcagcaaCTCTAATTCAGCCCTGAGGAAAGGCAAGAt
The Oenanthe melanoleuca isolate GR-GAL-2019-014 chromosome 9, OMel1.0, whole genome shotgun sequence DNA segment above includes these coding regions:
- the TSPEAR gene encoding thrombospondin-type laminin G domain and EAR repeat-containing protein, which codes for MSAPLLLWLVLLRWASGGGCARPGRTWQHCTDLRPLDILSEAVPAAGLARGMRVFQVQGVRGFQLSSSRPRALGFPASRLFIHCDRFPEEFSIIVTLRALRVPATRNEYIFTLMLEESPSVLVGLRYAPDKLHFLFWSQERAGGWQTRVTFPNVSLSDNQWHTLILAVSGQSFSLTVDCSIPKDVVVETPFPASLSVRRASFYLGNRRRRKGVFTGLLRQLVLLPGADATPRMCHAVNFKVAALSVPPALQDVPAKAVSNEVLKQPYESDMKVTLGARPRCSRREKAQFWFNASRRGLYLCNGSAWLSVLEVQHRLDYVEEYQNLVTNSETMGIEVFSIPKVGLFAAMANRITPPGSAIYRWMDGKFVHYQNIPTHQAQSWKYFTIGKKIFLAVANFEQNERGQEFSVIYKWSRRKAKFITYQRISTHSARDWEAFVIEGEAFLAVVNHREGNNHNIDSVIYRWNPRTGLFETNQTIPTSGAYDWEFFTIGPYSFLAVANTFNGTSTKIYSHIYIWLSGSFQLFQSILTFGAADWEVFHIGDRVFLAVANSHSYDSGMPAPSNFYAINSSIYELNITAQMFVKFQDLLTYSALDWEFFSVGEDSFLVVANSFDGFTFSVNSIIYRWQGYEGFVAAHHLPTVGCRDWEAFHTSEGSYLFYSSAKEPLSKVLKLKTT